DNA from candidate division KSB1 bacterium:
GATTTTCTGAAAACCTTGGATGAATTGAACATCGTCGGCGTCCGTACCAAACCCGAAGGCTTAACACAAAGTCTAAAAAAGTCCGGAGACGGTGTTTCCCTTTCTACTCAAACCGTCTTGTCTTTGCAATCCAAGGGGTATTATTTTACCCGAGACGGCCAGCTCATGTCAAACGAAGGCGAATTGCAAGCCCGCACTGAAGACGGCGTTATTTACACTTTGCGTTTCGGCGAAATTGTCTATGGAACCGGACTGACAGTTACCGCCGGCACGGAGACAGACAAAGACGATGAAAATGAAACCGGCGAAAATCGCTACTTATTTATCACCACAACTTTTGATGCAACCGAGTTTCCTGAACCTGCCAAACCAAAAAATACGGAATTCACAACGAAAGCAGACAGCTTGTGGACCGATGCAGACAAGAAGAATAAAGAACTCCGGAACGCCCACGAAAAATGGCAGAGAAAAGTCGATAACGGTCGGAAACTTTCTGACGATCTGAATGCCAGATTCGCTAGATGGTACTATGTAATTTCCTCAGAAAGTTTTGACAAACTCAATTTATCCCGCAAGGATTTGATTAAGGAAAAAGAGAACGACACTTAAACCGCGAAAAACGAGTGACGAGAAGCGCACAGTGACTTGTCAAGTTGCTGTGCGCTTTTTTATTTTAAACTTGACTTGCGTTGTATATCTTGTTACTTTTATTACATTGAATTTATGTGAACCAAATGATGAAAGTTAAAGAGACATCTCCTGCCTATCTTACTCAAAGCAAAGTTTTTACCTACCAGGATTACTTAGAGCTACCGGAAGATAGTTATCAATATCAAGTGATTAATGGAGAACTCGTTATGACTCCGGCGCCATATACAATTCACCAACAAGTAAGTATCAATATCGTAGACAAGTTAATTCAATTCTTAAAGAGCAACCCAATAGGACGGATACTTTATGCTCCGGTAGACGTCGTGATAAACGAAACTAACGTCTTTCAACCGGACATTCTGTTTATCTCAACGGAAAACTCCAAAATCATCACCCAAAAAAATGTCACGGGGCCGCCGGATTTAGTGATAGAGATTCTTTCGCCATCGACCGGGTATTATGATCTCACCGAGAAAAAAGACGTTTATGCTGAATTCGGAGTTAAGGAATATTGGATCGTAGATCCCAAAAAACAGTGGGTAGAATTTTATTCAAATGAAAGCAAAAAGTTTAAATCGATTCAACGTTTAGAAAAATCCAGAATTCTGAAGTCTCACACCCTGAGCAGATTTGATCCGGATGGAAAAAATCTTCCAATTAAACTAACCCCACGCCTTTTTTTTGAAAACTAAATTCCGCACTCAAAGCTTTATTCTCTAATTCAATAGAAAAGTTAATTCTGCCTAAAATAATGTTAGTAAAAAATCTCTTGCAATTTAATTCATTTATTGCTTTAATCTTTAAAGAGTTATTGTGCTCCACAATCCTACTGGAGCCAACATTTTAAGCAAAGTAAGTCTCTAATCTCAAATTGCTCTAATTCAGCCCAATTTTTAAGTGTGGATGAATACATGAAGAGGCCAGCCAAAAAATCATTTCAGATGTCCAAAGTTTTAAGTCTTGGAGTCACTTTCTTGCTTTTAGTTGTTTCCGTGCCAAACGCGTCAACACAGCAAGAACTATGTGAAGAACCGATCATGGTAACAACGGGCCCTGACACAATTGACGTTGGCGACATAGCAGTTCTTGCAAACGAAGCAAGGTGGGACGCAGACGTTGTTTGTATCAATATCACAAATCGAGGTACTTATTTAATTGAGACAGAAATCCTGTATAGCAGGGCTAGCCAAATGCAAATGAATGAGAGCTTCTATTTAGAGGTTTGTGATTCTGCAAAAACCAGTTGCATCGATCCATGCGATCCGAATTCCAGCTTTAAAAAAATAGTTCAAAAAATCGTGGAAGATACAAACAACGAAGAAATCATATTAATTAGAAAAGCAGGGCATTTCTTTTTAAACCCAGGAAACTATTTAATCACTTTGAATCATTATAAAAAATGGGTTGAAATTTCAGGAGATAGTAGCTTCATCAATGGTGACAAA
Protein-coding regions in this window:
- a CDS encoding Uma2 family endonuclease, encoding MKVKETSPAYLTQSKVFTYQDYLELPEDSYQYQVINGELVMTPAPYTIHQQVSINIVDKLIQFLKSNPIGRILYAPVDVVINETNVFQPDILFISTENSKIITQKNVTGPPDLVIEILSPSTGYYDLTEKKDVYAEFGVKEYWIVDPKKQWVEFYSNESKKFKSIQRLEKSRILKSHTLSRFDPDGKNLPIKLTPRLFFEN